The following are from one region of the Flavobacteriaceae bacterium UJ101 genome:
- the uidA|GUSB gene encoding beta-glucuronidase (KEGG: epo:Epro_0623 beta-glucuronidase), producing MKNVFKLTFLLLTMTTMFAQADKVSVVKDDSGMKLVVNGENFMINGMNWDYFPIGTNYTYSLWKQPDDLIKAALDEEMALLKNMGVNVIRQYTGVPPKWIQYIYENYGIYTMLNHSFGRYGLTIDGAWVANTEYSDPRAQKLLLKEVKEMSEKYKDTPGLLMFLLGNENNYGLFWAGAETEDFPDEEEKKQHIGEVRGRPMYKLMNDAAVAMKAIDSSHPVAICNGDLLFLNIIKEECKDVDIYGTNVYRGISFGDAFQKIKDELNKPIMFTEFGADAFNAITNEEDQQAQAYYLVGNWKEIYENAAGLGKAGNSIGGFTFQFSDGWWKYGQTKNLDKHDNNASWSNGGYQKDFLDGQNNMNEEWFGICAKGQTNAKGLYQLYPRAAYYALQEVHRLNPYNKGATLASVDQYFDGVEVMGAVLKARGDKASLVSELSKRIRISNFRAEFETFNTGGDLISTPVEEGDDINGNTYPNKRGFDHMESYYVGIEANPTSNVRANINFNILGNVATNPINEIFYENRGRSREFVTSDDGTVTLDDIDRLKVYNASFEWNHKLFDLNGFYRTGHYHWGYEGDFFGLYPEANYGPNLDIYNGETLGFEVDGKQALEGFKAAFGRQLWWGANPAFLLKYRKQIGRFDVAAIYHEDIDNAEPAVSSIAVPQPQTRRVTLSAKTKIGDLGVQVGGIWGGQPLNGRTFQIARGEPGNYTIYDDQVKASDNWGGKLKLTYSKGPISWYLQSAIMGLVANGGTDYTKTYTGWRLKDSGSGNQQNVLGGFAYKIGNFEIAPNFLWQKPIVDPMPGDVQAPGRLRNILDDPFSVRQNRETYGSELLLTYDPTPGTWMHEWNSDEIEDAKFAASVGAIYRHMPTSMDAAIGILPDGRTTFAFPGAAGPADLWEGYARIVSKLNPNFGIIANLYGGEAQANGDSQRIINRYGLDLRMIYRKIKLISAVKINDWGPYDYHRDFNQTFPVQLMADLSTSVGKPSWFILPDTKIGIRGTWRTLDQYSPRYCPVTDATGQCIATEGYDDGNEWEIRTYIKINIGK from the coding sequence ATGAAGAACGTTTTTAAATTAACATTTTTACTACTAACCATGACAACAATGTTTGCTCAAGCAGATAAGGTTTCAGTTGTTAAAGATGACAGTGGAATGAAGTTGGTAGTCAATGGAGAAAATTTCATGATAAATGGAATGAACTGGGATTATTTTCCAATAGGAACCAATTATACCTATAGTTTATGGAAACAACCAGATGATTTAATAAAGGCAGCGTTAGACGAAGAAATGGCTTTACTTAAGAATATGGGAGTAAATGTAATTCGTCAATATACGGGTGTGCCACCAAAATGGATTCAATATATTTATGAGAATTATGGTATTTATACTATGTTGAATCATTCTTTTGGTCGTTATGGTTTAACTATAGACGGTGCGTGGGTAGCAAATACTGAATATAGTGATCCTAGGGCTCAGAAATTACTTCTTAAAGAAGTAAAAGAAATGTCTGAAAAGTATAAAGATACTCCTGGTTTGTTGATGTTTTTATTAGGAAATGAAAATAACTATGGGCTTTTCTGGGCAGGAGCAGAAACAGAAGATTTCCCTGATGAAGAAGAAAAAAAGCAGCATATAGGAGAAGTTAGAGGTAGACCCATGTATAAGTTAATGAATGATGCTGCTGTTGCTATGAAAGCAATTGATAGTTCTCATCCAGTTGCAATATGTAATGGAGATTTGCTTTTTCTTAATATTATTAAAGAAGAATGTAAAGATGTGGATATCTATGGAACAAATGTATACCGTGGAATATCTTTTGGAGATGCTTTTCAGAAAATTAAAGATGAATTGAATAAACCCATTATGTTTACCGAGTTTGGTGCCGATGCATTTAATGCGATAACTAATGAAGAAGATCAGCAAGCTCAGGCATATTATTTAGTAGGTAATTGGAAAGAAATTTATGAAAATGCTGCAGGTTTAGGTAAAGCAGGAAATTCTATTGGAGGTTTTACATTTCAATTTAGTGATGGATGGTGGAAATATGGACAAACAAAGAACCTTGATAAACATGATAATAATGCATCATGGTCCAATGGAGGGTATCAAAAAGACTTTTTAGACGGTCAGAATAATATGAATGAAGAATGGTTTGGAATTTGTGCAAAAGGTCAAACAAATGCAAAAGGATTATATCAACTGTATCCTAGAGCTGCTTATTATGCATTACAAGAAGTTCACAGATTAAATCCATATAATAAAGGGGCAACATTAGCTTCTGTAGATCAATATTTTGATGGGGTTGAAGTAATGGGTGCTGTTTTAAAAGCCAGAGGAGATAAAGCTTCCTTGGTTTCTGAATTATCGAAGAGAATACGTATTAGTAATTTTAGAGCAGAGTTTGAAACCTTTAATACAGGTGGAGATTTAATTTCAACACCTGTTGAAGAGGGAGATGATATAAATGGTAATACTTATCCTAATAAAAGAGGGTTTGATCATATGGAATCCTATTATGTAGGGATTGAAGCTAATCCAACATCAAATGTTAGGGCGAATATTAATTTCAATATATTAGGTAATGTTGCAACAAATCCTATTAATGAAATTTTTTATGAAAATAGAGGTCGTTCACGTGAATTTGTAACGAGTGATGATGGAACGGTTACTTTAGATGATATAGATCGATTAAAAGTTTATAATGCTAGTTTTGAATGGAATCATAAATTGTTTGATTTGAATGGTTTTTATAGAACAGGACATTATCATTGGGGATACGAAGGAGACTTTTTTGGATTGTATCCAGAGGCAAATTATGGTCCTAATTTAGATATTTATAATGGAGAAACATTAGGGTTTGAAGTAGATGGTAAACAAGCTTTAGAAGGTTTTAAAGCTGCTTTTGGACGTCAATTATGGTGGGGAGCCAATCCAGCATTCTTATTAAAATATAGAAAACAAATAGGGCGTTTTGATGTTGCAGCTATTTATCATGAAGATATTGATAATGCTGAACCTGCGGTAAGTTCTATTGCTGTACCACAACCTCAGACAAGAAGAGTAACATTAAGTGCTAAAACTAAAATTGGTGATTTAGGAGTTCAAGTAGGAGGTATTTGGGGTGGACAACCTTTAAATGGTAGAACATTCCAAATTGCTAGAGGAGAGCCAGGGAATTATACCATCTATGATGATCAGGTAAAAGCTAGTGATAACTGGGGTGGTAAACTAAAATTAACCTATTCGAAAGGTCCAATTAGTTGGTATTTACAATCAGCTATTATGGGATTAGTTGCGAATGGTGGTACTGATTATACAAAAACTTACACGGGATGGAGATTAAAAGATAGTGGTAGTGGTAACCAACAAAATGTTTTAGGAGGTTTTGCTTATAAAATAGGTAATTTTGAAATTGCACCTAACTTTTTATGGCAAAAACCTATTGTTGACCCAATGCCAGGAGATGTTCAAGCTCCAGGAAGATTAAGAAATATTTTAGATGATCCATTTTCTGTTAGACAAAATAGAGAAACGTATGGAAGTGAGCTATTACTTACCTATGACCCAACTCCAGGAACATGGATGCATGAATGGAATAGTGATGAAATAGAAGATGCAAAGTTTGCTGCGAGTGTAGGGGCAATTTATCGTCATATGCCAACTTCAATGGATGCTGCAATAGGAATCTTACCTGATGGAAGAACTACTTTTGCATTCCCAGGAGCTGCAGGCCCTGCTGATTTATGGGAAGGTTATGCACGTATTGTTTCAAAACTAAATCCAAATTTTGGAATTATAGCGAATCTTTATGGAGGAGAAGCACAAGCTAATGGTGATAGTCAAAGGATTATCAATCGTTATGGGTTAGATCTTCGTATGATTTATAGAAAAATTAAATTAATTTCTGCTGTTAAAATTAATGATTGGGGACCATATGATTACCATAGAGATTTTAACCAAACATTCCCAGTTCAGTTAATGGCAGATCTTTCAACTTCAGTTGGAAAACCAAGTTGGTTTATTTTACCTGATACTAAAATTGGAATTAGAGGAACTTGGCGTACACTAGATCAGTATTCGCCACGATACTGTCCTGTTACTGATGCTACAGGTCAATGTATAGCGACAGAAGGTTATGATGATGGAAACGAATGGGAGATAAGAACGTATATAAAAATTAACATTGGAAAATAA